In the genome of Salmo trutta chromosome 18, fSalTru1.1, whole genome shotgun sequence, one region contains:
- the gpr142 gene encoding LOW QUALITY PROTEIN: probable G-protein coupled receptor 142 (The sequence of the model RefSeq protein was modified relative to this genomic sequence to represent the inferred CDS: deleted 1 base in 1 codon) encodes MFDWPNITVPSSSEQGLKPGDEDLQRSTCVLGFFPVIYYSSLLCVGVPVNILTAVALSRLAARTKKAMHVYLLALTGSDILSQLFIIFVGFLLETAVFHREVPTLLLRSVSMAEFAANHASIWATVPLTVDRYVALCHPLLHRQISYPARAWRIITVVFFLALLSGIPFFWWSDMWRVARPPTSLDSALIWTHVTIIYFLPCSIFLVLNLLIIHRLQARQRQVPCQDERGGSGARLAPQRRLGKSTAMLLAITSAFAILWAPRTIVVIYHLYVSSVHKDWRVHLAYDLSNMLAMLNTAVNFFLYCFVSKPFRAAVRDVLLLRGGPLYHRRIIHNQQAPAKASTSLLSSGTNAHIETTNRTPLTPCRANETMWP; translated from the exons ATGTTTGATTGGCCCAACATCACAGTGCCCAGCTCTTCAGAGCAGGGCCTGAAACCAGGAGACGAGGATCTGCAGAGGTCTACATGTGTCCTGGGCTTCTTCCCTGTAATCTATTATAGCTCCCTCCTCTGTGTGGGAGTACCAG TAAACATACTGACTGCGGTGGCTCTATCCCGGCTGGCAGCCCGTACTAAGAAGGCTATGCATGTGTACCTGCTGGCTCTGACCGGCTCTGACATCCTCTCCCAGCTCTTCATTATCTTCGTGGGCTTTCTGCTAGAAACAGCTGTGTTCCACCGTGAA GTTCCCACCCTCCTGCTGCGCTCGGTTAGCATGGCAGAGTTTGCTGCCAATCACGCCTCCATCTGGGCCACTGTACCCCTAACCGTGGACCGTTACGTGGCGCTGTGCCATCCGCTCCTCCACCGCCAGATCAGCTACCCGGCACGAGCGTGGCGGATCATCACTGTCGTCTTTTTCCTGGCGCTGTTGTCAGGCATACCGTTCTTCTGGTGGTCTGACATGTGGCGTGTCGCCCGCCCACCCACTTCCCTGGACTCTGCCCTCATATGGACACACGTGACGATAATCTACTTCCTGCCGTGTAGCATCTTCCTGGTTCTGAACTTGCTGATCATTCACCGGCTGCAGGCACGGCAGAGACAGGTCCCGTGCCAGGACGAGCGTGGTGGTAGCGGGGCCCGGTTGGCCCCGCAGCGGCGCCTGGGTAAGAGCACCGCCATGCTGCTCGCCATTACCTCCGCATTCGCCATCCTTTGGGCCCCCAGGACTATAGTGGTCATCTATCATCTATACGTGTCCTCGGTCCACAAGGACTGGCGGGTCCACCTGGCCTATGACCTGTCTAACATGCTGGCCATGCTCAACACTGCGGTCAACTTCTTCCTCTACTGTTTCGTCAGTAAGCCATTCAGAGCGGCCGTGAGGGATGTTCTGTTGCTCAGG GGGGGTCCGTTGTACCACCGAAGGATAATCCACAACCAGCAGGCCCCCGCCAAAGCCTCTACCTCCTTGCTGTCTAGCGGGACAAACGCTCACATCGAGACCACCAACCGCACCCCCCTAACACCTTGCAGAGCTAACGAGACCATGTGGCCCTGA